A segment of the Ruegeria sp. AD91A genome:
CTGTTCTTGCGGTGTGAGTATTCCGTCGCGGTGGTCGACCTTTCCTGACACCACGTCAACGATGCAGGACCCGCACAACCCTTCGGAACAGCCGAAATCGACCTGCACGCCGTTGTTTTGCAATACTTCGAGAATGGTCTCCTCTTTGCCGACCGGGTAGATCGCGCCGGTTGACTGAATTTCGACCTGGAATTCGGCGTTTGTGTCGTGCTCGATATCAGATGCGGCTGCAAATCTTTCAAAATGGATTGCACCGCCGCGCAAGGATGCACTTGCTTCAAGAACAGCATTCAGCATCGGTTCAGGTCCGCAGGTATACACATCCGCACCCATCGGCATCGATTGCATGACCGATGCCAAATCAAACTGACCGTCGGTGTCATCGCAGTGCAAATGATACCATTCATCCAATCCAAGCGTTCGGAACTGCGCATCCATCGCGGCATATTCCCTTGACCGTACCAGGTAATAGACCCGAAAATCCTGCCCTCGGTTCATCAATTCCCGCGCCATTGCCACCAGCGGCGTCGCCCCAATGCCGCCTGCAATCAACGTGACGTGCCGATCATGGCTTTCGAGTTTGAAGTGATTTCGCGGCCCGCCGATTTCGACCATCGACCCATCTTGCAACGCGTGCATCGCCACCGAGCCGCCACGCCCTGCGTCGTCACGTTTGACGGCGACATTGATCAAGCGACCGTCTTGGCTCCAGCTCCATAGTGAATACTGCCGCACCAGATCATCGGCCAGATGAACATCGACATGTGCCCCGGGTTGAAGGCCCGTGAAGCGGCCGTTTTCGACCTCAAAGCAAAAATCGGACGTGTCCGGGCTCAGCTGTGTTTTGCGCACGAGGCGAGCAACTTGTGTATCCATCACACGTCCTGTTCGTTCTTGATCGAATTCGATCCTGTACCAGACGGCAAACAGCAGGAAAAAACATAGATTTCAATTGCAAATTTTCTCACATTCGGATGAATGGAACTCACCTCTATCCCTTGAGTAACGCAGCAGCCATGTCACGACGCCACTACAATCTTCCTCCGCTCACGACATTGTCGGCCTTTGAGGCCGCTGCCCGGCATCTCAGCTTCAAAGAAGCTGCAGGTGAACTGTCCGTTACGCCGGGTGCTGTCAGCCACCAGATAAAAGCGCTGGAAGGCGAATTGGGTTCAGCGTTGTTTGTCAGAAAGCACCGGGGCGTGGAACTGACCGAGGATGGTCAGGACCTGTTCGAAGTTCTCGGTTCGTCGTTCCGGCAGATATCGAAGGTGCTTGAAAAGATACGAAGCGGTGATTCAGAGAATCCGGTGACGGTCGGGTCCACTACCGCTGTGGCGGCATTGTGGCTTTCTCCTTCGGTCATCCGGTTCTGGCAGGACTATCCGTACGTCAAAGTGAACCAGATGGCGCAAGACAAGCCATTCTCGGACAGACCGGATATCGACTTTTTCATCCGCTACGGCCGTGACGTGAACTCGCAGCTGAACCATACCAAACTGTACCGTGATACTTTGACGCCAGTCTGTAGCCCCGAGATGGCCTTGGAACTGAAGGGGGCAAGCCTGGAAGATCTGGTCGAGCGTCGCCTGATCCACCTTGAAACGCAGGACAACACCTGGACCACCTGGCCATCTTGGTTTCACGACGTTGGATACACCGGAGTTGTACCGGTGCAGTCGCGCGTGAACAGCTATGCGTTGGCGTTGCAGTTGGCCCGCAAAGGGGCTGGACTTGCATTGGGGTGGAAACGCTTGATCCAACCCATGTTGACCTCGGGAAAACTTGTTGCGTTGGAAGAATTCAGCATACCCGCCCCGAACAATTTTTATCTCGTCGGTCGCCCGGACGACCAACTGACAGAAGGTGCCCTGGCCTTGAAAAACTGGTTGCTGGATGAATTGTCCGGGAGTTCGGTTTAGTTTTCCTCAATCGGTCATTAGGTTTTTTGATATTGAATGAAGCTGGCTCGACCGGCCAATGGGGTAACGTTTAACGCATTCCGAATTACTCAGGAGCAACCGATGAACAAGCATTCAAGGCTTTCGTCTGTTCTGACCCCGGTAAACACCGCCAAGGGTCTGCCGAACGAGCATTATGTCGATCCCGCTGTCTTCGCCGAGGAACGGGATGCGGTCCTGTTTGCGAACTGGTCGGGCATAGGTTTCGGCAAGGACATTCCCGAAGCGGGTGATGCCTATCCGATCGACTTTCTTGGCACGCCGCTTCTGATGGTGCGCGACCGTGACGGACAGATCGGTGTTTTCCAGAACACCTGTCGTCATCGCGGAATGATTTTGGTCGACAAGCCGCAGAAAATCCGTGGCGCGATCCGTTGCCCCTATCACAGCTGGTGCTATGGCCTGAATGGCGAGTTGCGCACTGCGCCGCATGTCGGCGGCCCCGGACGGAACACGCATGAAGATCTGGACTTCGCCGAACTGGGCCTGATCCGCATTCGTTCTTATGTCTGGCGTGACGTTATCTTCGTCAATGTGGATGGCAACGCCCCGGAATTCGAAGAGGTCCATGGCGAGTTGATGGAACGCTGGAAAGATTTCGATCAGCCGATGTATCATGGCGGTGCCGGCGCGTCTGTCCGGCTGGAGCTGGAGTCGAACTGGAAACTGGCGGTCGAGAACTTCTGCGAAAGCTATCACTTGCCTTGGGTTCACCCGGGTCTTAACAGCTATTCGCGCCTGGAAGACCACTATAACATCAATGAACTGGGCAAGTATTCGGGTCAGGGCACTTATGTTTATCGTCAGTTCGAAGGTCAGAACGGCGAGAAACTGGATGACTTCCAGAACCTGAGCGAACAGTGGCACGAAGGTGCGGAATACATCGTCGTGTACCCAAATACCCTGCTGGGTGTTCAGCGCGACCATGGCTTTGCCTTCATCATCGATCCGATCACCCATGAGAGGTCGAATGAGAGGATAGAGCTGTACTACACCAAAAAACCGGAAGACGCACCCGAGCACGAAGCGTTGCGCGCAAAGAACGCGCAGCTTTGGAAAACCGTTTTCGAAGAGGATGTGTTCGTGGTTGAGGGCATGCAGAAAGGCCGTCATGGTGTCAAATTCGACGGCGGCCGCTTCTCGCCTGCGATGGATGGTCCAACGCATTGTTTTCACCACTGGGTGGCAACGCAGATCGAACAGGCCCGCGAAGAGGCATAGGCGACTTTCTACAGTACAGTCTGGCCCGATCCCACGTGGTGGCGCACATGCCGAGGGCGGGTCAGATCTCTAACAGCAAGTGTTTGCTGGCGAACTCTCGACCCTGTTTGGTGGCGTTGGAAAATCCGGTTTCAGGCGCGAGAAAGGACTGAAAGCGTTGTATAAATACATGCGCACCAAAAACATCGCGATATCGCTGAAAGGCTGACCTTGGATCTTCAAGAACTCGATGACCAACTGCTGCAGGCCCATGCGGATAGCGATCTGCCGGCGCTGATCCGACTGTACCACGAAGCGGCCAGCCAGGCCGAACAACGTCGGGATCATGACGCGGCCTGTTTCTATCTGACACATGCGTTCGTATTTGCACTGGAATACGGATCCCCCGAAGCGGATGAACTGAACCGCAAACTATACGAACGCGGTCGCGCCCATCGTTTGGCGTTCTGATGAAACCGGTATAACTGGGTTATTGCGGTGGCAAAGAGACAAAGCATGACTCATTTCACATTTCTATGCCTTGAAGACTTCCCGGTTGCTGCCCTGTCCATGGCCATCGACCCGTTACGCGTGGCCAATGAGATCAGCCGCAGGGATGGTCTTGGCTGGACCGTCGTATCAGAAGATGGGCAACCGGTCATGTCCAGCTCACGCCTCAGCTTCAATCCCGACAAGGCATTGTCCGAGGTGGATGAGACAGATGTGGTATTGGTCTTTGCCGGGGCGTCAACCCGGTTCAGGGATCGCAAGGCGTCAGGGGGAGCGCTGCGACGGCTTTTGTCCCATGGCGTGCGGATCGGTTCCGTCAGCGGTTCACTTTTTGCGCTGGCGGAAGAGAGGTTCTTCGATGGTTACAGCTGTAGCGCGCATTTCTGCTATACCGCTGCTTTGAAAGAACAATTTGACAGAGTGACCCTGTGTGACACGCTCTATACCATAGATCGCAACCGAATGTCGTTTGCCGGAACTTCGGCGGTGTTTGAATTTATGCTGGGCGTAATTTCGGATGAGGTATCCGATGCGGTTGCCGTCGAAACGGCCTGCTGGTTTCAATACGCGACTTTGCGTGATGCAGGTACTTTGCAGGTTCTGCCGGGGTATAGCAAAGATCAAACCCGGAATGGCCTGCCACGCCCGGTTCGGCGGGCCATCGAGTTGTTTGCAAACAATATCGAAAACAAGATCTCAATCGAGCAGGTCTCGAAACTCGTTGGTATGTCCATGCGGCAATTGGAACGGCATTTCAAAAAAGAAACCGGAATCAGCCCCGGTGGGTATTATCGCAGATTGCGGCTGGATGCGGCGCGGCAGAAGCTGCTTTATACCGACCAGTCCCTGCAGGAAATCGCGCTGTCGGTCGGGTATGACAGCGCCAGTTCATTCTCAAGCAATTACCGGCGGGAATTCGGCCTGCCTCCAACACAAGAGCGCAAGGAAAGAAGCCGCGGTGCAAGACACGCGGCCTTGTCCTTCGGTCAACGTCCGTCAAAGGGCTTTGACCACCTCGGTCAGCATTTGGTGAACTGAAATCGCGTAGCTGCGTGGCGCGTAGATCGAGAAATCCGTTCCTGCCTCATTACAGCGCAACAGGCATCCCACATGATGGATTGCAGTGCGGTTGAAGGCTCCGGCCTGCATCTGCTCGACATCCAGAACCGTCAAGCGTTGCAGTAGGTCGATGGCACCCTGCCCGGTCATATCGATGCGTGTAAACACGTCCGACTGATCGGTCACGGACGCTATGCCAGCGAACTCGACCGCCATCCTCCGGGCCAGCTCCAATGGGCCTGTGTATGTTTCTTCGCACAGGTACTGATCCGGGCCCAACCAGTGCAGACTGCTGGTTTCGCCCTGTTCCCATTGCCCCGCGTCAGGCGCCGGGACTCCACAAACGGTTTGAAGCCTGGCCTTCACAGCCTCTTCTTGTCCCAGTCTTGCCGAAACGGATGCCAGTGCCACATCCTCTCGTTCCTGAAAGGTCAGAGGTCCGACCACGTCCCGTTTTGGTTCGGTGCCGCCAATGGCGGTCTTGGCAACAAAATCACGCACGGAGCCGTTCTCCTTCGGGGTCAACGAAATGCGCGCTGACAAGCGTCGCTTTGATGTTGGTGTCATCCACCGGGCTGACAATCTGCACGGTGTCGCCCAATCGCTGCGCCCCGCGTTTTACAAAGGCCAGGCCGATGCTGCTGGACAGGTGCGGCGAATAGGCAGCCGAAGTGACATAGCCCAAATCATTTTCCGGCAGGTGTGGCGCACCGTCGTCAAACACATGGCCGCCTGCCAGCACGGTATCGGCGTTTCTGACCGGCTGGATGCCGACCAAAGCCAGACCATCCGGGTCTGAAAGAGCCTCTCGCCCGCTGAGGGTCGCACCGATACTGTCCTTCTTGGTTGAGACCATGCGCCCCATGCCTAGATTGTGGGCGCTGGTGGTTCCGTTCAGTTCGTTTCCGGTGGCGTGCCCCTTTTCAATCCGCAGAACGCCAAGCGCTTCGGTGCCATACGGGGTTACGCCCAAGGGTTCTCCAAGCGCCATCAAATGTCGTATCAGCGCGTCACCGTACCGGGTTGGCACAGCCAGTTCATAGGCCAGTTCGCCCGAGAACGAGATGCGGAACAACCGCGCCGGGATACCCCCGGCAATGGTCACCTCTCGACACGCCATGAACGAGAAGCCTTCGTTGCTGACGTCAATACCATCATCGACAACCTTGTGCACCAACTCGCGTGATTTCGGGCCCGCTATGGCAAATTGCGCCCAAGCGTCGGTGGTCGAGATCATCTGCACATCCAAGTCCGGGAACAGACATTGATGCACGAATTCCATGTGGCGATAGACGGCCACAGCGTTGGCGGTTGTCGTAGTGACCACAAAGTGATCCTCGGCCAGGCGGGCGGCGGTGCCGTCATCCATGGCTATGCCGTCTTCGCGCAGCATCAGGCCATAGCGGGTTTTGCCCACCGGCAGTTTGGCGAAGCCGTTGCAATAGATCTTGTTGAGGAATTCCGCGGCATCCGCGCCCTGTACGTCGATTTTGCCCAGCGTGGTCACGTCGCAGACGCCGACACCGCTGCGTACGGCCAGAACCTCGCGATCCACGGATTCGCGCCAATGCGTCTCACCAGCCTTGGGGAACCATTGCGCGCGCATCCAGGGGCCCACCTCGACGAATACCGCGCCCTGTTCTTCAGCCCATTGGTGGCTGGGCGTCAGTCGCGTAGGTTTGAACTCTTTCCCGACCGAGCGCCCGACCCAGGCGCCCATCGCCACAGGCGTGTAAGGTGGCCGGAAGATGGTTGTGCCGGTTTCGGGAATGCTCTTGCCAGTGATCTCGGCCATCACGGCCAGCGCGCCGACATTCGCGGTTTTGCCCTGATCGGTCGCCATGCCAAGAGTTGTATAGCGTTTCAGATGCTCGACACTGCGAAACCCTTCCTGTTCGGCCAGTTTGACGTCCTTTACGGTCACGTCATTCTGGAAATCCAGCCAGGCGCGGCCTTTGCCGGGCACGTTCCAGAACGGGGTGATACGGATCGCATCATCCTCAGCTTCCGGCAGGTCGACCGGGCAGGCCGTGATCCCCAATCCGTCCAGCGCCGCAAGTGCCGCATTGGTGCCCGAGGCGATCGCCCCGTGGCTGGTCAGGTTGCCAGCGGCGGCACCGGCGACAACCATACCCTTCGGCAACTCGGCCGGCGGGATGAAGGCTGCAAGCGGTTCGAACCATTGCGGGCGACCGCGTTGGTGGCATGTCAGTTGCACATTCGGGTTCCATCCACCCGAAACGCCCAGACCGCTGACTTCAATCGGGCGGGTCTGACCATCGGCCATCTGCACGGTGATCGATTTCAGCCCCAGACGCCCCTGCGCGCCGATGACTTGCGCACCCGCCAGCAATTCACATTCGGCGATGCGCGGAGCATCGCGGCGCGGGTCGATAACAGCGACAACCTTGATCCCGGCTTTGATCAGATCCTGCGCGGCGCGGTGTCCTTCATCGTTGTTGGTGAAGATCGCCACGCGCTTGCCCGGTGTCACAGCCCAGCGGTTTGCATAGGCCCGCATCGCGCCCGCCAGCATTATGCCCGGTCGGTCGTTGTTTTCGAAAGCAATCGGACGTTCGGTAGAGCCGGCACAAAGCACCGAGTGCTTCGCGTAAATGCGCCACAGAATCTGGCGTGGTTTCCCCGCTTCGGGCACTGCAAGGTGATCCGAGACCCGCTCAAGCGCGCCATAAATGCCGTGATCATAGGTGCCGAACACAGTGGTGCGCGTCAGAAGGCGCACATTGTCCATCGACGCCAGCTCTCCCAGTGTCTGCGCGACCCAATCCGCATTCGAAATGCCCTCGAACCGGTCACAGTCAGACAACAGACGCCCACCCATCCGGCTGTCCTCGTCGGCCAGAATGACCCGCGCGCCAGACCGCGCCGCCGTCAAGGCTGCGATCAGGCCAGAAGGACCGGCTCCGATAACCAGTACGTCGCAATGCAAATAGCCTTTGTCATAGATGTCCGGGTCAGCTTCTTTCGTCAGGTTGCCCAGACCGGCCGCCTTGCGGATCATCGGCTCATAGAGCTTTTCCCAGAACGCCTTGGGCCACATGAAGGTCTTGTAATAGAAACCCGCCGTCAAAAACGGTGAGAACCGGTCATTGATTGACAGCGCGTCGAAGGCGAGCGAGGGCCAGCGGTTCTGCGATGTCGCCTCGAGCCCGTCGAACAATTCAATTGTGGTCGCGCGTGTGTTCGGTTCCTGTCGGTTGCCTGTGCGCAGCTCAACCAGCGCGTTGGGTTCTTCCGAGCCCGAGGCCAGCACACCGCGTGGGCGGTGGTATTTGAACGAGCGGCCAACCAACCGTACGTCATTGGCCAGCAGAGCCGAGGCCAGCGTGTCGCCCTGATAACCTTCGTAGGATCTGCCATCGAAGGTAAAGCGCAGCTTTTTGGACCGGTCGATCAGACCGCCCTGCAAACGATTGTTCTGGGTCATTTTCCCCGCCCCGTCTTGCGGGCTACATCCCGCGCCAGTTCTGTTGCCAGAATTTCATGGGTCAGCGTGTTGCGTGTCACAACAAGCCACGAGCGGTCGCCCTGCTCGTGAAACCACAACTCACGATGGGTTCCTGCGGGGTTGTCGCGCAGGTAGAGATAGTCGTGAAACTCTGCGGCAGCCGAGTCTGATTGCCAGTCGGGCCGATTGATCAGGCTCGCGTCACCCAGATAGGTGAATTCGGATGCGTCTCGCGGGCCAAGCAATGGATGATTTATGATCATGTCCGGGCCTCCTCAGTGCAGGTTGGGCTGTGCGCCCACGCCTTTTTCGTCAATCATCCGTCCGGTTTTGAACCGGTCCAGACGATAGGCAGTTGCAACTTCATGCGGTCGGTCGGTGGCCATAAGATGCGCGAAACAAAAACCAGATGCTGGCGTTGCCTTGAAACCGCCGTAGCACCAGCCACCATTGAAATAGAGCCCGTCAATTTCGGTGTGATCTATGAACGGCGAGCCATCCATCGACATATCCATCACACCGCCCCACATCCGCAGCAGGCGCGCGCGGCCAATCATCGGCATCAGGGACATGCCACCTTCGGCCACATCCTCAACCACAGGCAGGTTGCCGCGTTGGGCGTAGGTGTTATAGCCATCGATATCGCCACCAAAGACCAGCCCGCCCTTGTCCGATTGGCTGACATAGAAATGTCCGGCGCCATAAGTTATCACCCCGTCAAGAACCGGTTTCAGCCCTTCGGTCACAAAGGCCTGTAGCACGTGGCTTTCGATCGGCAGACGCATTCCCGCCTGAGCCATCACGCGGCCGGAAGAACCGGCCACCGCCACGCCCACCTTCTTGGCGCCGATATATCCCCGTGTGGTTTCAACACCCAGCAGTTTTCCGTTTTCGATGCGGAACCCGGTGACTTCGCAATTCTGGATGATGTCGACACCCCGTTGATCCGCGGCACGGGCATAGCCCCAGGCCACACCGTCATGACGCGCCGTGCCGCCACGACGGTGCAAAAGACCGCCCTTGATCGGAAAGCGCGCATCGTCAAAGTTCAGGAACGGATACATCGCGCGAACGCCGTCCGTATCCAGAAGTTCGGCCCCAGAACCGGTGAACATCATTGCATTGCCACGGCGGCGATACGCGTCACGCTGCGCATCCGTGTGACAAAGGTTCAGAATACCGCGCTGGCTGACCATCGCATTGTAGTTCAGGTCCTGCTCCAGGTTCTCCCACAGTTTCAGCGACAGTTCATAGAAAGGCTGGTTGCCCTCCAACAGGTAATTGGCGCGAATGATCGTCGTGTTCCGCCCCACGTTACCGCCGCCGATCCAGCCTTTTTCCAGAACGGCCACTCTTGCGGCGTTGTGTTCCTTGGCCAGATAGTATGCCGTAGCAAGGCCATGACCGCCGCCGCCAATCACGATGAAGTCATAGCTTGATTGAGGTTCGGGATCGCGCCATGCCGGTGTCCAGCCCCGGTGCCCGTTCAAAACCTGCCGCATGATCGCGAGTGCCGAATACCGCATATGGATGAGTCCTTAACCCTTTGTGCGTCGATGCATCTTGAGCCACCTGAACGGACTCAGTCACGGCGTAATCCGTCACAGAGTTTATCAGTTGCGACAATTTTCAGGCTCGTGTTCGGATAGACTGTTGGACGACTGAGCAAATTACCAATGCATGGGTCACGGGCCCGTGCAGCCATCGCGCGAAGATCAACGTTCCGTGCGAAGCCGCCCGGCCATCGTCCGGTTGTCTTCCGTGATTGCGGGGTTGTTGTTACAACGCCATAGGCACCGCCGCGTGTGTGGGGATCAGAACCGCAACAATTCAAGCGTATGCCCTGCGGGCAGGTCCTCGGCCTCTGCCGGTATGATCACCAACCCGTCTGCCTGCGCCAGCAAAGCCACACGGCCACTGTAGGATGGTGCCATAAGACGCAACCTCGGAAGGCCATCCGGCGAGGTGCCGTCAATCTGGGCCGGTCGATATTCCTGCCGGCCCGCGTGACGATGCAAGGGTTCGGCCAGCACCGCCTGCACAGGTGTCTGAGGCATGTGACGCAGACCCGCGCGGCGCGCCATCATCTGCGATCCGATTATCTGCCATGTCACGTAAGCCGAAACCGGGTTGCCTGGCAGACCAACATAGAGAGCACGTCCGCGCCGCCCGAATATGACCGGTTTCCCTGGCTTCATCGCGACTTTCATGACATCGGTTTCGCCGCCGATCTCGCTGAACAGTCGGGGCATGTGATCTTCATCCCCTACGGACACTCCCCCGGTTGTAACGATCAGATCCGAGGTATCGCATGCCTCGCGCAGAACCCGTCCAAGACGGGCCGGGTCATCTTCGACCGGCCCCCGGTCGTTCAGTTCG
Coding sequences within it:
- a CDS encoding PDR/VanB family oxidoreductase, giving the protein MDTQVARLVRKTQLSPDTSDFCFEVENGRFTGLQPGAHVDVHLADDLVRQYSLWSWSQDGRLINVAVKRDDAGRGGSVAMHALQDGSMVEIGGPRNHFKLESHDRHVTLIAGGIGATPLVAMARELMNRGQDFRVYYLVRSREYAAMDAQFRTLGLDEWYHLHCDDTDGQFDLASVMQSMPMGADVYTCGPEPMLNAVLEASASLRGGAIHFERFAAASDIEHDTNAEFQVEIQSTGAIYPVGKEETILEVLQNNGVQVDFGCSEGLCGSCIVDVVSGKVDHRDGILTPQEQESHEFLCTCVSRAKSEKLVLKL
- a CDS encoding aromatic ring-hydroxylating dioxygenase subunit alpha; the protein is MNKHSRLSSVLTPVNTAKGLPNEHYVDPAVFAEERDAVLFANWSGIGFGKDIPEAGDAYPIDFLGTPLLMVRDRDGQIGVFQNTCRHRGMILVDKPQKIRGAIRCPYHSWCYGLNGELRTAPHVGGPGRNTHEDLDFAELGLIRIRSYVWRDVIFVNVDGNAPEFEEVHGELMERWKDFDQPMYHGGAGASVRLELESNWKLAVENFCESYHLPWVHPGLNSYSRLEDHYNINELGKYSGQGTYVYRQFEGQNGEKLDDFQNLSEQWHEGAEYIVVYPNTLLGVQRDHGFAFIIDPITHERSNERIELYYTKKPEDAPEHEALRAKNAQLWKTVFEEDVFVVEGMQKGRHGVKFDGGRFSPAMDGPTHCFHHWVATQIEQAREEA
- a CDS encoding sarcosine oxidase subunit alpha family protein; the encoded protein is MTQNNRLQGGLIDRSKKLRFTFDGRSYEGYQGDTLASALLANDVRLVGRSFKYHRPRGVLASGSEEPNALVELRTGNRQEPNTRATTIELFDGLEATSQNRWPSLAFDALSINDRFSPFLTAGFYYKTFMWPKAFWEKLYEPMIRKAAGLGNLTKEADPDIYDKGYLHCDVLVIGAGPSGLIAALTAARSGARVILADEDSRMGGRLLSDCDRFEGISNADWVAQTLGELASMDNVRLLTRTTVFGTYDHGIYGALERVSDHLAVPEAGKPRQILWRIYAKHSVLCAGSTERPIAFENNDRPGIMLAGAMRAYANRWAVTPGKRVAIFTNNDEGHRAAQDLIKAGIKVVAVIDPRRDAPRIAECELLAGAQVIGAQGRLGLKSITVQMADGQTRPIEVSGLGVSGGWNPNVQLTCHQRGRPQWFEPLAAFIPPAELPKGMVVAGAAAGNLTSHGAIASGTNAALAALDGLGITACPVDLPEAEDDAIRITPFWNVPGKGRAWLDFQNDVTVKDVKLAEQEGFRSVEHLKRYTTLGMATDQGKTANVGALAVMAEITGKSIPETGTTIFRPPYTPVAMGAWVGRSVGKEFKPTRLTPSHQWAEEQGAVFVEVGPWMRAQWFPKAGETHWRESVDREVLAVRSGVGVCDVTTLGKIDVQGADAAEFLNKIYCNGFAKLPVGKTRYGLMLREDGIAMDDGTAARLAEDHFVVTTTTANAVAVYRHMEFVHQCLFPDLDVQMISTTDAWAQFAIAGPKSRELVHKVVDDGIDVSNEGFSFMACREVTIAGGIPARLFRISFSGELAYELAVPTRYGDALIRHLMALGEPLGVTPYGTEALGVLRIEKGHATGNELNGTTSAHNLGMGRMVSTKKDSIGATLSGREALSDPDGLALVGIQPVRNADTVLAGGHVFDDGAPHLPENDLGYVTSAAYSPHLSSSIGLAFVKRGAQRLGDTVQIVSPVDDTNIKATLVSAHFVDPEGERLRA
- a CDS encoding LysR substrate-binding domain-containing protein — translated: MSRRHYNLPPLTTLSAFEAAARHLSFKEAAGELSVTPGAVSHQIKALEGELGSALFVRKHRGVELTEDGQDLFEVLGSSFRQISKVLEKIRSGDSENPVTVGSTTAVAALWLSPSVIRFWQDYPYVKVNQMAQDKPFSDRPDIDFFIRYGRDVNSQLNHTKLYRDTLTPVCSPEMALELKGASLEDLVERRLIHLETQDNTWTTWPSWFHDVGYTGVVPVQSRVNSYALALQLARKGAGLALGWKRLIQPMLTSGKLVALEEFSIPAPNNFYLVGRPDDQLTEGALALKNWLLDELSGSSV
- a CDS encoding GlxA family transcriptional regulator produces the protein MTHFTFLCLEDFPVAALSMAIDPLRVANEISRRDGLGWTVVSEDGQPVMSSSRLSFNPDKALSEVDETDVVLVFAGASTRFRDRKASGGALRRLLSHGVRIGSVSGSLFALAEERFFDGYSCSAHFCYTAALKEQFDRVTLCDTLYTIDRNRMSFAGTSAVFEFMLGVISDEVSDAVAVETACWFQYATLRDAGTLQVLPGYSKDQTRNGLPRPVRRAIELFANNIENKISIEQVSKLVGMSMRQLERHFKKETGISPGGYYRRLRLDAARQKLLYTDQSLQEIALSVGYDSASSFSSNYRREFGLPPTQERKERSRGARHAALSFGQRPSKGFDHLGQHLVN
- a CDS encoding sarcosine oxidase subunit gamma — its product is MRDFVAKTAIGGTEPKRDVVGPLTFQEREDVALASVSARLGQEEAVKARLQTVCGVPAPDAGQWEQGETSSLHWLGPDQYLCEETYTGPLELARRMAVEFAGIASVTDQSDVFTRIDMTGQGAIDLLQRLTVLDVEQMQAGAFNRTAIHHVGCLLRCNEAGTDFSIYAPRSYAISVHQMLTEVVKAL
- a CDS encoding sarcosine oxidase subunit beta family protein, which gives rise to MRYSALAIMRQVLNGHRGWTPAWRDPEPQSSYDFIVIGGGGHGLATAYYLAKEHNAARVAVLEKGWIGGGNVGRNTTIIRANYLLEGNQPFYELSLKLWENLEQDLNYNAMVSQRGILNLCHTDAQRDAYRRRGNAMMFTGSGAELLDTDGVRAMYPFLNFDDARFPIKGGLLHRRGGTARHDGVAWGYARAADQRGVDIIQNCEVTGFRIENGKLLGVETTRGYIGAKKVGVAVAGSSGRVMAQAGMRLPIESHVLQAFVTEGLKPVLDGVITYGAGHFYVSQSDKGGLVFGGDIDGYNTYAQRGNLPVVEDVAEGGMSLMPMIGRARLLRMWGGVMDMSMDGSPFIDHTEIDGLYFNGGWCYGGFKATPASGFCFAHLMATDRPHEVATAYRLDRFKTGRMIDEKGVGAQPNLH
- a CDS encoding sarcosine oxidase subunit delta — protein: MIINHPLLGPRDASEFTYLGDASLINRPDWQSDSAAAEFHDYLYLRDNPAGTHRELWFHEQGDRSWLVVTRNTLTHEILATELARDVARKTGRGK